In Horticoccus luteus, the following proteins share a genomic window:
- a CDS encoding hydroxyacid dehydrogenase has translation MTRPASLLAAISANEQPDFLPEPLFADVRALTPKFSWCDTTGISLEAFHRALREANPEILLACWRTPPLPAELPPALRYVCYLAGSVKTLVSRAHLERGLRVTNWGGSIGRMVAECALFHTLSCLRRGTHWALTMHREGGWDNDNPQTASLFGQRVGLHGFGPVARELVGLLQPFHCAISVCAPDVDAETERRYGVRAVSTLETLFAENDVVIELAPLIPATTGIITEKLLRLIRPGGVFVNVGRGAVVDEAALLRVAQEGKIRIGLDVFAVEPLPADSPFRGLPNVSLTPHIAGPTPDRRRDAGEFSVANLRAYAAGRPLQGLITERVYDTST, from the coding sequence ATGACCCGCCCTGCTTCTCTTCTTGCCGCCATCTCCGCGAATGAACAACCGGACTTTCTGCCCGAGCCGTTGTTCGCTGACGTGCGCGCGTTGACGCCGAAATTTTCCTGGTGTGATACCACCGGAATTTCCTTGGAAGCGTTTCATCGGGCGCTGCGCGAGGCGAATCCCGAAATCCTGCTCGCGTGCTGGCGCACGCCGCCGCTGCCGGCCGAGTTGCCGCCGGCGTTGCGTTACGTGTGTTATCTCGCGGGCTCGGTAAAAACGCTGGTGAGCCGGGCGCATCTCGAGCGCGGTTTGCGGGTGACGAATTGGGGCGGGTCGATCGGCCGCATGGTCGCCGAGTGTGCGTTGTTTCACACGCTTTCGTGCCTGCGGCGCGGCACGCACTGGGCGCTGACGATGCACCGTGAAGGAGGCTGGGATAACGATAATCCGCAGACGGCTTCGCTATTTGGACAGCGCGTGGGCCTGCATGGATTTGGTCCGGTGGCGCGCGAACTCGTGGGCCTGTTGCAGCCGTTTCACTGCGCGATTTCGGTGTGCGCGCCCGACGTCGATGCCGAGACCGAGCGCCGTTACGGTGTGCGCGCGGTGTCGACACTCGAGACGCTGTTTGCGGAAAACGACGTGGTGATCGAACTGGCGCCGCTCATCCCGGCGACGACGGGAATCATCACGGAGAAACTGCTGCGGCTGATCCGGCCGGGCGGAGTATTCGTCAACGTCGGACGCGGCGCGGTCGTGGACGAGGCGGCGCTGTTGCGTGTGGCGCAGGAAGGGAAAATCAGGATCGGCCTCGATGTGTTTGCCGTCGAGCCGCTGCCGGCGGATTCGCCCTTTCGCGGGCTGCCGAACGTCTCGCTCACGCCGCATATCGCGGGTCCCACGCCTGACCGCCGGCGCGATGCGGGGGAGTTTTCGGTGGCGAATCTCCGTGCGTATGCGGCGGGACGGCCGCTGCAAGGGCTCATCACGGAACGCGTTTACGATACGTCGACGTAA
- a CDS encoding beta strand repeat-containing protein encodes MNPSTLLGVLAFARPFRRAHSAPDFRSAVRCVALFVALTAAWPCLTRAASVEWNNTGTDFATGTNWVGGTAPVGDGTTDVATFGAQGGAATSPTVGVNRTVGGLSFLSNAFAYDFAGPGTLRIGSSGVANNAAATQTFSGPLSLNGNQAWTTVAGGALVISGSVDLNPASASSRTLTVAGAGNTTIDGVLSNSFAGSSGNVTVTATGTVLFNGANTYTGVTTVSSGATLKLGHAAALGSTAGGTTVSSGGTLDLNGQAVGAEVVSINGTGVAAAGAVANTAPGAASLAGKLILTGSSTVSVSAGSSLTLGDIDLNASSASARTLSIAGAGDVTLSGNISHSYAGSTGNLTINSTGTVTLSGNNTFTGNAVVSSGATLKIGSATALASSSNYTNVSSGGVLDLNGFDVAKPLRLSASGFDGNGALVNTSDTAVTIAGNVLLAGSSSIGQGDITVNGAVGDAGAGKSLTKRGSGTLTLAGVNTYSGATIVSSGSLLIDGSTAASSAVSVSSGATLGGSGHILGSVTSSGGILNNADHVLSIAGTLATSGASSLASGSTFNVTGGTTVMSGSFAVNGQLGGSLVVDEGATLSGSGFINGATLINDGASLAPGNSPGKLVFGDTLTLSGASITTLQIGATGTAGTDYDAVTVNSLLTFGGTLNVVATDLGGGLYAFAQPGTFNLFSFGSQTGNFATVIVNGVALSFDSGLGSWSVLNLDGFDYTFSLANGQLTAASTSAIPEPSTWAALFGVVALGVAAYGRRRART; translated from the coding sequence GTGAACCCCTCCACCCTGCTTGGTGTCCTTGCGTTCGCGCGTCCGTTCCGGCGTGCCCATTCCGCCCCCGACTTCCGCTCCGCCGTCCGCTGCGTGGCGCTTTTCGTGGCGCTTACCGCTGCTTGGCCGTGCCTCACTCGGGCCGCTTCGGTCGAATGGAACAACACCGGCACCGACTTCGCGACCGGCACGAACTGGGTCGGCGGCACGGCTCCCGTGGGCGACGGAACGACGGATGTCGCGACCTTCGGGGCGCAGGGAGGCGCGGCGACTTCCCCGACGGTGGGCGTCAACCGCACCGTGGGCGGACTCAGTTTTCTCAGCAACGCATTCGCCTATGATTTCGCTGGCCCGGGCACGCTGCGGATCGGGAGCAGCGGCGTTGCCAACAATGCCGCGGCCACGCAGACATTCTCGGGGCCGCTTTCGCTGAATGGCAACCAAGCATGGACCACGGTCGCCGGCGGCGCATTGGTGATCAGCGGCTCCGTCGATCTCAATCCCGCCTCCGCCTCCTCGCGCACGCTCACGGTGGCCGGCGCTGGCAACACCACCATCGATGGTGTGCTCTCCAATTCTTTCGCCGGGTCTTCCGGCAACGTCACCGTAACCGCTACCGGCACGGTCTTGTTTAACGGTGCCAACACTTACACAGGCGTTACCACTGTCTCCTCTGGCGCCACGCTGAAACTAGGCCACGCCGCCGCTCTCGGCAGCACCGCCGGCGGCACGACGGTCAGTTCCGGTGGCACCCTCGATCTGAATGGCCAGGCCGTCGGGGCCGAAGTTGTCTCGATCAACGGCACCGGCGTTGCCGCGGCTGGCGCCGTCGCCAACACCGCGCCCGGCGCCGCCAGCCTCGCCGGCAAGTTGATCCTTACAGGTAGCTCCACCGTGAGCGTCTCGGCGGGTTCATCTCTGACGTTGGGAGACATCGATCTCAACGCTTCCAGTGCGAGCGCCCGCACGCTCAGCATTGCGGGCGCCGGCGACGTGACACTGTCCGGCAATATCTCGCATTCTTACGCGGGATCCACCGGCAATCTCACGATCAATAGCACCGGCACGGTGACTCTCTCGGGCAACAACACGTTCACCGGCAACGCCGTCGTCTCCTCCGGAGCCACGCTCAAAATTGGCAGCGCCACCGCCCTCGCCAGTTCCAGCAATTACACGAATGTTTCCTCTGGCGGCGTCCTCGACCTCAACGGCTTCGACGTCGCCAAACCCCTGCGCCTGTCCGCGTCAGGGTTCGACGGCAACGGCGCACTCGTCAACACGAGCGACACTGCGGTCACCATCGCCGGTAATGTCCTGCTCGCGGGAAGTTCCTCCATCGGCCAGGGCGATATCACCGTCAACGGCGCAGTCGGTGACGCGGGGGCGGGCAAGTCCCTGACCAAACGCGGCTCCGGCACCTTGACGCTCGCCGGTGTTAATACTTATTCGGGCGCGACGATTGTGAGCAGCGGCTCGCTCCTGATCGACGGGTCAACTGCGGCCTCAAGCGCGGTGTCGGTCTCCAGTGGCGCCACCCTGGGCGGCAGCGGCCATATCCTCGGGTCGGTGACAAGCAGCGGCGGTATTTTGAACAATGCCGACCATGTGCTCAGCATCGCCGGCACGCTCGCCACGAGCGGCGCCAGCAGCCTTGCCAGTGGCTCGACGTTCAACGTGACCGGCGGCACCACCGTCATGTCCGGCAGCTTCGCCGTGAACGGCCAGCTGGGCGGTTCGCTGGTTGTCGACGAGGGCGCGACGCTCAGCGGCTCCGGCTTCATCAATGGCGCCACACTCATCAACGACGGAGCCTCCCTCGCGCCCGGTAACAGCCCCGGTAAGCTGGTCTTCGGCGACACTCTCACGCTCAGCGGCGCCAGCATCACGACACTGCAAATCGGGGCCACCGGCACCGCGGGCACGGACTACGACGCGGTGACAGTGAACTCCCTCCTCACCTTCGGCGGCACCCTCAACGTCGTCGCCACCGACCTCGGCGGCGGCCTGTATGCTTTCGCCCAACCGGGAACTTTCAATCTGTTCAGTTTCGGCAGCCAAACCGGAAACTTCGCCACCGTCATCGTCAACGGCGTGGCGCTCTCCTTTGATTCCGGCCTCGGGAGCTGGTCGGTGCTCAACCTCGATGGCTTCGACTATACGTTCTCGCTCGCGAACGGCCAGCTCACCGCGGCGTCGACCAGTGCGATTCCTGAACCGTCCACGTGGGCGGCACTCTTCGGCGTCGTCGCGCTCGGTGTCGCCGCGTATGGCCGCCGGCGCGCGCGAACCTGA
- a CDS encoding FtsX-like permease family protein produces the protein MRALDRKLLRDLAALKSQAFAVALVMACGLAMMIMTRSLILSLASTRDAYYRDYRFGDIFAALKRAPNSVAAELAAIPGVSVAQTGIALQATLDLPDMAQPATGLFQSLPERGELRLNRLYLRRGHMLAGRGTTGEVLVGEAFAEAHGLNPGDHITAVLYGRQQTFRIAGIVLAPEFVFEAPPGAALPDHRTYGVFWLPYKELATASNLYDAFNNVVVSLAPGARAEAVIAAVDRILQPYGGRGAYGRDTHPSHTRLRDEIRILQGLSIGFPLVFLGVAAFMTNAVMGRQITLQREQIAMLKACGFYNRAIAWHYLKFAVAIVAVGTLIGTAAGIGLGHLLVDMYHLFFRFPQLEFHLAKSVLLAAVAVSALAAFVGVAGAVRRAVRLPPAEAMRPEPPARFRPAVIERLGFGRRFSASFRMALRNIERRPVRSLLTAVALALATGILIVPSALRDGINYVLDYQWDLVQRQTVYVSLIEPGPPQALADLRNLPGVILAEPVRAAAVELRAGNLHRRLGLLGYPVHATLNRVLNARDEEIVLPAHALVLSAKLAEVLGVRPGDLLTVQVLEGRRRTFALPVAALSQDFAGTAAFLQLDGLNRLLGDGDRITGAYLSVEGAQWPAFLAALKKAPQIANTVVKSAIRDSFRDTTAQSIGLIQKLYLTFATIVAFGIVYNSARISLSERQRELATLRVVGFTRAEVGAVLVGELVILTAVAVPVGLLLGSGFAAVIIATVNTEFVRLPVILTPFNYAFAVLVIVVATALSALFATRRLGQLDLVGVLKARD, from the coding sequence ATGCGCGCGCTCGACCGCAAACTCCTGCGCGATCTCGCGGCGTTGAAATCACAGGCCTTCGCCGTCGCCCTCGTGATGGCGTGCGGCCTCGCCATGATGATCATGACGCGCAGCCTCATCCTCTCGCTGGCGAGCACGCGCGATGCCTACTACCGCGACTACCGCTTCGGCGATATTTTCGCCGCGCTCAAACGCGCCCCCAACTCCGTCGCCGCCGAGCTCGCCGCGATCCCCGGCGTCTCCGTCGCCCAAACCGGCATCGCCCTGCAAGCCACGCTCGACCTGCCCGACATGGCGCAGCCCGCGACCGGCTTGTTTCAATCGTTGCCGGAGCGCGGCGAACTCCGCCTCAACCGCCTGTATCTCCGCCGCGGGCACATGCTCGCCGGTCGCGGCACGACGGGCGAGGTGCTCGTGGGCGAGGCGTTCGCCGAGGCGCACGGCCTCAATCCCGGTGATCACATCACCGCCGTGCTCTACGGCCGCCAGCAGACGTTTCGCATCGCCGGGATCGTGCTCGCGCCCGAATTCGTCTTCGAAGCGCCACCCGGTGCCGCGCTCCCCGACCATCGCACCTACGGCGTGTTCTGGCTCCCCTACAAGGAACTCGCCACCGCCAGCAACCTCTACGACGCCTTCAATAACGTCGTCGTTTCCCTCGCGCCCGGCGCCCGCGCCGAGGCCGTGATCGCCGCCGTCGACCGCATCCTCCAGCCCTACGGCGGCCGCGGTGCCTACGGTCGCGACACCCATCCTTCCCACACCCGGTTGCGCGACGAGATCCGCATCCTCCAAGGTCTCTCCATTGGCTTCCCCCTCGTGTTCCTGGGCGTCGCCGCGTTCATGACCAACGCCGTCATGGGCCGGCAGATCACGTTGCAACGCGAACAGATCGCGATGCTCAAAGCCTGCGGTTTCTACAACCGCGCCATCGCCTGGCATTATCTCAAGTTCGCCGTCGCGATCGTCGCGGTCGGCACGCTGATCGGCACCGCCGCGGGCATCGGGCTCGGCCACCTGCTCGTGGACATGTATCATTTGTTCTTCCGCTTTCCGCAGCTCGAATTCCACCTCGCGAAAAGCGTGCTCCTCGCCGCCGTCGCCGTCAGCGCGCTCGCCGCGTTTGTCGGCGTCGCCGGCGCCGTCCGCCGCGCCGTGCGCCTCCCGCCCGCCGAGGCCATGCGCCCGGAACCACCCGCCCGCTTTCGCCCCGCCGTCATCGAACGGCTTGGTTTCGGCCGCCGCTTCAGCGCCTCGTTTCGCATGGCCCTGCGCAACATCGAACGCCGCCCCGTGCGCTCGCTCCTCACCGCGGTCGCGCTCGCGCTCGCCACCGGCATTCTCATCGTGCCGAGCGCGCTGCGCGATGGGATCAACTACGTGCTCGATTACCAGTGGGACCTTGTGCAGCGGCAGACCGTTTACGTTTCCCTCATCGAGCCCGGCCCGCCGCAGGCTCTCGCCGACTTGCGCAACCTGCCCGGAGTGATCCTCGCCGAGCCCGTCCGCGCCGCCGCCGTCGAACTGCGCGCGGGCAACCTCCACCGCCGCCTCGGCCTCCTCGGTTATCCCGTGCACGCCACGCTCAACCGCGTGCTCAATGCCCGCGACGAGGAGATCGTCCTGCCCGCGCACGCCCTTGTGCTCTCGGCCAAGCTCGCCGAAGTCCTTGGCGTGCGCCCCGGCGATCTGCTCACGGTGCAGGTCCTCGAAGGCCGCCGCCGCACGTTCGCCCTCCCCGTCGCCGCCCTCTCGCAGGACTTCGCCGGCACCGCCGCGTTCCTCCAACTCGACGGACTCAACCGCCTGCTCGGCGACGGCGACCGCATCACCGGCGCCTATCTCTCCGTCGAGGGCGCGCAATGGCCCGCGTTCCTCGCCGCGTTGAAAAAGGCGCCACAGATCGCCAACACCGTCGTCAAATCCGCCATTCGCGACAGCTTCCGCGACACCACCGCGCAAAGCATCGGCCTCATCCAAAAACTCTACCTCACCTTCGCCACCATCGTGGCGTTTGGCATCGTCTATAACAGCGCGCGCATCTCCCTCTCCGAGCGCCAGCGCGAACTCGCCACGCTGCGCGTCGTCGGTTTCACCCGCGCCGAAGTGGGTGCGGTGCTGGTCGGCGAACTCGTGATCCTCACCGCGGTCGCCGTGCCCGTCGGCCTGTTGCTCGGCTCCGGTTTCGCCGCCGTCATCATCGCCACCGTGAACACGGAGTTCGTGCGCCTGCCCGTCATTCTCACGCCGTTCAACTACGCCTTCGCGGTGCTCGTCATCGTCGTCGCCACCGCCCTCTCCGCGCTCTTCGCCACCCGCCGCCTCGGTCAACTCGATCTGGTTGGCGTCCTCAAGGCCCGCGACTAA
- a CDS encoding ABC transporter ATP-binding protein, whose amino-acid sequence MPAASSDSSSAPEWVFQARALSKIYGHGEAAVHALAGIDLACRPGEFVVVLGASGSGKSTLLNLLGGLDTPTSGSLIYRDWDLAHADESTLTDYRRHAVGFVFQFYNLIPSLTARENVGLITEIAPNPLAPEDALALVGLSARLDHFPAQLSGGEQQRVAIARAIAKRPAVLLCDEPTGALDVRTGLTVLDAIQRINREVGTLTMVITHNAVIADMADRVLTLSDGHITGERRNARPADVASLAW is encoded by the coding sequence ATGCCCGCCGCGTCCTCCGACTCTTCGTCCGCGCCCGAGTGGGTTTTCCAGGCACGCGCGTTGAGTAAAATTTACGGTCATGGTGAAGCTGCCGTACACGCACTCGCGGGCATCGATCTCGCCTGCCGTCCCGGCGAGTTTGTCGTCGTGCTCGGCGCGTCCGGCAGTGGCAAATCCACGCTGCTCAACCTCCTCGGCGGCCTCGATACGCCGACCAGCGGCTCCTTGATTTATCGCGACTGGGATCTCGCGCACGCGGACGAATCCACGCTCACCGACTATCGCCGCCACGCCGTCGGCTTCGTTTTCCAGTTCTACAATCTCATCCCCAGCCTCACCGCGCGGGAAAACGTCGGCCTCATCACCGAGATCGCCCCGAATCCCCTCGCCCCCGAAGATGCCCTCGCGCTCGTCGGCCTCAGCGCGCGTCTCGATCACTTTCCCGCCCAGCTCTCCGGCGGTGAACAACAACGCGTCGCCATCGCGCGCGCCATCGCCAAACGCCCCGCCGTGCTCCTCTGCGATGAGCCCACCGGCGCCCTCGACGTCCGCACCGGCCTCACCGTGCTCGACGCCATCCAGCGCATCAACCGCGAGGTCGGCACCCTCACGATGGTGATCACGCACAACGCCGTGATCGCCGACATGGCCGACCGCGTCCTCACCCTGTCGGACGGCCACATCACCGGCGAGCGCCGCAACGCCCGGCCCGCCGACGTCGCCAGCCTCGCCTGGTAA
- a CDS encoding immunoglobulin domain-containing protein, producing MTPASPLSSGGVFRRFLLACLLPAVASAASLVNQNFNDGSRANVYSSGTASTVGVINNALVQATQTSGRGILGTFTPTTLVNTGDTLTFTQQFTLNGAFGSGVTTSSSNEIRIGLFNHHTAAAITDDNWNSVDASAYRGYAFIGTVTGTDAGGKGQWSVRSRTGAGEPKLIGTTGPFTSIGSSFTATGSWVSGTAYTVSITLTKSAGGIDITVTVAGGAFGAGATFTRTDSSAPETTFDTLVVYTSSNVSDSFTVDDLKVDSTANTALSAPAIATQPTNQAVNVGGSVTFAVAASGEPLTYQWHRNGADLAGATNATYVVANAQTTDAAAYSVTVTNSLGTVDSTAGSLIVLPLPAGTSVTSEDFTTNTGRSGWYTSSSTSTISVTNGTLLQTTGTSGRGLLSYFPAQALGLGETLTTTFGFELHGSPGANFTTSAQWRFGLFSSDAATKVDGDNFASTSYHTGAVYDFSTQPGYAAFLGQTSWTIETRNVASPQILSLNAAYTPVGDVETPAFTFDVNTNYVVTLSVQRTGAGADITLTVAGGAFGAGTTFTRSDASAGAVANFDFLAVHCLSNFSDSFSIDDVQILRSTLAAPVVTTAPTSQTVGVGANVTLSVVANGGAPLTYQWQKDSVALAGATNATLALTNLQTTDSGDYTVTVTNAAGSTTSAAATLTVTTGPIAPTVDTPPASQTVGVGQSVTLNVTASGTAPFAYQWYKDGTLIDGATQAALVIPAVSAADAGVYTVAVTNAGGTVTSTAATLAVASAYLSNVSVRAAMTEGQTLIVGFVVSGGAKPVLIRAAGPALNAFGLTGVADPRAILFNSQGTQVGENDNWDASLASTFSDLGAFPFTTDSKDAALLPTIDGPHTAQVSGTGNGIILVEAYDDAAGSHDGRKLANLSARYHVGTSNDILIAGFVVGGTGTKQVLIRAVGPKLADFSVPGVLADPQLTVYDGETVVASNDNWDSSLASTFAALGAFALNSNSKDAALLVTLDAGKSYTVQVSGVGATTGEALVEIYDATP from the coding sequence ATGACCCCTGCCTCCCCCCTCTCGTCCGGCGGCGTATTCCGCCGGTTTCTGCTCGCCTGCCTGCTGCCCGCCGTCGCTTCCGCGGCGTCCTTGGTCAACCAGAACTTCAACGATGGCAGTCGCGCCAATGTCTATTCCTCGGGCACGGCGAGCACCGTCGGCGTCATCAACAATGCGCTGGTTCAAGCGACCCAGACCTCCGGCCGCGGCATTCTCGGCACGTTCACGCCCACCACCCTAGTGAACACCGGCGATACGTTGACCTTCACGCAGCAATTCACCCTCAACGGCGCATTCGGTAGCGGCGTCACGACATCGTCGAGTAACGAAATCCGCATCGGCCTCTTCAATCATCACACTGCCGCGGCGATCACGGACGACAACTGGAACAGCGTTGATGCCTCCGCCTACCGCGGCTACGCGTTTATCGGCACCGTCACCGGGACAGATGCCGGCGGCAAAGGCCAATGGTCCGTGCGCAGCCGCACCGGCGCGGGTGAACCCAAATTGATCGGCACGACCGGACCCTTCACCTCGATTGGTTCATCGTTCACCGCGACCGGCTCCTGGGTCAGCGGCACCGCCTACACCGTGAGTATTACCCTCACAAAGAGCGCGGGGGGCATCGACATCACGGTGACCGTGGCCGGCGGCGCCTTTGGCGCGGGCGCGACGTTTACGCGCACGGATTCCTCCGCGCCCGAGACGACCTTCGATACCCTCGTCGTCTATACCTCTTCCAACGTCTCCGATTCCTTCACCGTCGATGACCTGAAAGTCGATTCCACCGCCAACACCGCCCTGTCCGCGCCGGCGATCGCCACGCAACCGACCAACCAGGCTGTGAACGTCGGCGGCAGCGTCACTTTCGCCGTCGCCGCTTCGGGTGAACCATTGACCTACCAATGGCATCGCAACGGCGCCGACCTCGCTGGCGCCACGAATGCGACCTACGTCGTCGCCAACGCCCAAACCACCGACGCCGCCGCCTACTCCGTCACCGTGACCAACAGTCTCGGCACGGTCGACAGCACCGCCGGCTCCCTCATCGTGTTGCCGCTCCCCGCCGGCACCAGCGTGACGTCCGAGGATTTCACGACCAACACCGGACGCAGCGGCTGGTATACCTCCTCCAGCACGAGCACGATTTCCGTCACCAACGGCACGCTTCTGCAGACAACCGGCACCAGCGGCCGCGGGTTGCTGAGCTACTTCCCCGCGCAGGCGCTCGGCCTCGGCGAGACGCTCACCACCACCTTCGGCTTCGAGTTGCACGGTTCGCCCGGCGCGAACTTCACCACCTCCGCTCAATGGCGCTTCGGCCTCTTCAGCTCCGACGCCGCGACAAAGGTCGACGGCGACAATTTCGCCAGCACCTCCTACCACACCGGCGCGGTTTACGATTTCTCCACGCAGCCCGGCTACGCCGCATTTCTCGGCCAGACGAGCTGGACCATCGAAACCCGCAACGTCGCTTCTCCTCAGATCCTCAGCCTCAACGCCGCTTATACCCCGGTCGGTGATGTCGAGACCCCGGCGTTCACCTTCGACGTTAACACGAATTACGTCGTTACCCTCTCGGTGCAGCGCACCGGCGCCGGCGCCGATATTACGCTCACTGTCGCGGGCGGCGCCTTCGGTGCCGGGACCACATTCACCCGCTCCGATGCCTCCGCCGGCGCGGTCGCCAACTTCGACTTCCTCGCCGTGCACTGCCTGTCGAATTTCTCGGATTCGTTCAGCATCGATGACGTCCAAATCCTTCGCTCCACCCTCGCCGCGCCCGTGGTCACCACCGCGCCCACGAGCCAGACTGTCGGCGTCGGCGCCAACGTCACGCTCTCGGTCGTCGCCAACGGCGGCGCCCCGCTCACCTACCAATGGCAAAAGGATTCGGTCGCGCTCGCCGGTGCCACCAACGCCACCTTGGCGCTCACGAATCTCCAGACGACCGATTCCGGTGATTACACCGTGACGGTGACCAACGCCGCCGGCTCCACGACCAGTGCCGCGGCCACTCTCACGGTCACCACCGGCCCCATCGCTCCCACGGTCGATACGCCGCCCGCGAGCCAGACTGTCGGCGTCGGGCAATCCGTCACGCTCAACGTCACCGCCAGCGGCACCGCTCCCTTCGCCTATCAATGGTATAAGGACGGCACGCTCATCGATGGTGCCACCCAGGCCGCCCTTGTTATTCCTGCCGTGTCGGCCGCCGACGCAGGTGTTTACACGGTCGCCGTCACCAACGCCGGCGGCACGGTCACCAGCACTGCCGCCACGCTCGCGGTCGCGTCCGCTTATCTCTCCAACGTCTCCGTGCGCGCCGCGATGACCGAGGGCCAGACGCTCATCGTCGGCTTTGTCGTCAGCGGCGGGGCCAAACCCGTCCTGATCCGCGCCGCCGGTCCCGCCCTCAACGCCTTCGGCCTCACCGGCGTCGCTGATCCCCGCGCGATTCTCTTCAACAGCCAGGGCACCCAAGTCGGCGAAAACGACAACTGGGACGCGTCCCTCGCGTCGACGTTCTCCGACCTCGGCGCCTTCCCGTTCACTACGGACAGCAAGGATGCCGCCCTCCTCCCGACGATCGACGGACCGCACACCGCGCAGGTCAGCGGCACCGGCAACGGCATTATTCTCGTGGAAGCCTACGACGACGCCGCCGGTTCGCACGACGGTCGCAAACTCGCCAACCTCTCCGCGCGCTACCACGTCGGCACGAGCAACGATATCCTCATCGCGGGCTTCGTCGTGGGCGGCACCGGCACCAAGCAAGTGCTGATCCGCGCCGTCGGTCCCAAACTCGCCGACTTCTCCGTGCCCGGCGTCCTCGCTGATCCGCAGCTCACGGTTTACGACGGCGAAACCGTGGTCGCCTCCAACGACAACTGGGATTCCTCGCTCGCCTCCACCTTCGCCGCACTCGGCGCCTTCGCGCTCAACTCAAACAGCAAAGACGCGGCCCTTCTCGTCACCCTCGACGCCGGCAAATCCTACACCGTCCAGGTGTCCGGCGTCGGTGCCACGACCGGTGAGGCGCTCGTCGAAATCTACGACGCCACCCCGTAA
- a CDS encoding LacI family DNA-binding transcriptional regulator has protein sequence MTARKKVSQQRIARDLKVSQALVSLALNGRKDGIHAETYQRIWTHALSLGYEPKGMNLERSPTPARSQQIGFILRAGLSIHTQGSYFSHVLHGLHTELAEQGYAAVFLGTEDTLTAERLAHFFRPRHAPAGVVLFGEVSAAFLQALRAQTGNVVAVSARHPGFCHSVVGNEPQALQLLVQHLWELGHRRIGWLGGNVGLGRHEARHAAFVSALEACGGREDERYRVYLKQADRAEGAQAIEELLPLAKRKDFPTAFITYNTLMAAGAAMAWLREGGKIPGECSIAAADNSRLAQVEKPRLTVAGTDPEKLGQAAARLLLDVIGRDDESLHDLILPSEFVAGESTGTAKR, from the coding sequence ATGACGGCCCGCAAAAAAGTCTCCCAGCAGCGTATCGCGCGCGATCTCAAGGTCTCGCAAGCGCTGGTCTCACTCGCGCTGAACGGCCGGAAGGATGGCATCCATGCGGAGACTTACCAACGCATCTGGACGCACGCGTTGAGCCTGGGCTACGAGCCCAAGGGCATGAACCTCGAGCGCTCACCCACGCCGGCGCGCTCCCAGCAGATCGGGTTTATTTTGCGGGCGGGCCTGAGCATCCACACGCAGGGCAGCTATTTCAGTCACGTGCTGCATGGCCTGCACACGGAGCTGGCGGAGCAGGGTTACGCGGCGGTTTTTTTGGGCACGGAAGACACGCTCACCGCGGAGCGACTGGCGCATTTTTTCCGTCCGCGGCACGCGCCCGCGGGCGTGGTGTTGTTTGGCGAAGTGTCGGCGGCGTTTCTGCAAGCGTTGCGCGCACAGACGGGGAACGTCGTGGCGGTGTCGGCGCGTCATCCCGGGTTTTGCCACTCGGTGGTGGGCAATGAGCCGCAGGCGCTGCAGTTGCTCGTGCAGCACCTCTGGGAACTCGGCCACCGGCGGATTGGCTGGCTCGGGGGCAACGTGGGTTTGGGGCGGCACGAGGCGCGGCACGCGGCGTTTGTGTCGGCGTTGGAGGCGTGCGGCGGCCGCGAGGATGAGCGTTACCGCGTGTATCTGAAACAGGCGGACAGGGCGGAAGGGGCGCAAGCGATCGAGGAATTGCTGCCGCTCGCCAAGCGGAAGGATTTCCCCACGGCGTTCATCACCTACAACACCTTGATGGCGGCGGGCGCGGCGATGGCGTGGTTGCGGGAAGGCGGAAAAATTCCCGGCGAGTGCAGCATCGCTGCGGCGGACAACTCGCGGCTGGCGCAAGTGGAGAAACCGCGTCTCACGGTGGCGGGCACGGATCCGGAAAAACTTGGCCAGGCGGCGGCGCGGCTGCTGCTCGATGTGATCGGCCGCGACGATGAGAGCCTGCACGACTTGATCCTGCCGTCGGAATTTGTCGCGGGCGAGTCCACGGGAACCGCGAAGCGCTAG